From the genome of Streptomyces sp. S4.7:
CGATGGAGCTGGGCAGCGCGCACGACGGTGCGACCGCCCCCCGGCAGGCGTCGGGCCGTACGCGGGCCGAGGACGCCCCGCGAGTCCCGGACCAGGCGCGCGGCGAGCACACCCACGACGCGCTCCGCGCCGTGCCCGCCACCTCGCCCGAGCCCGGCGTACGCCGTACCGTGCGGCGGTACTCCGTACGCGGCCAGGTCCTCGACGCGCTCCGTACCGCCCTCGTCAGCGGCGAGCTGGTGCCCGGCGAGGTCTACTCAGGGCCCGCGCTCGGCGAGCGCTTCGGAGTGTCGGCCACCCCCGTGCGCGAGGCCATGCAGCAGCTCGTACTCGAAGGCGCCGTCGAGGTCGTCCCCAACCGGGGCTTCCGGGTCGCCGAGCGCACCGCCCGCGATCTGTCCGAGCTGGCCGAGGTACGGGCGCTGATCGAGGTCCCGGTGATGCTGAGGCTGGCGCGGACCGTCGCGGCCGATCGCTGGGCGCAGCTGCGCCCACTGGCCGAGGTGACCGCCACGGCGGCGGCGCACGGCGATCTCGCCGCCTACGCGGACCACGACCGCGCCTTCCACGGCGCGCTCCTCGGCCTCTCCGGCAACCGGCAGCTGGTCCTGGTCGCCGACGACCTCCACCGCCGCGCGCAGTGGCCGCTCGTCGGCGCGCCGAGGACGGTCAGGGCCGAGCTCGTCGCGGACGCCGCCGAGCACTCCGCCCTGCTCGACGCGTTGATCGCCGGCGATCTGCCGGTCGTACGCTCGCTCGTACGACAGCACTT
Proteins encoded in this window:
- a CDS encoding GntR family transcriptional regulator, yielding MELGSAHDGATAPRQASGRTRAEDAPRVPDQARGEHTHDALRAVPATSPEPGVRRTVRRYSVRGQVLDALRTALVSGELVPGEVYSGPALGERFGVSATPVREAMQQLVLEGAVEVVPNRGFRVAERTARDLSELAEVRALIEVPVMLRLARTVAADRWAQLRPLAEVTATAAAHGDLAAYADHDRAFHGALLGLSGNRQLVLVADDLHRRAQWPLVGAPRTVRAELVADAAEHSALLDALIAGDLPVVRSLVRQHFTGGAG